In Triticum urartu cultivar G1812 chromosome 6, Tu2.1, whole genome shotgun sequence, the following proteins share a genomic window:
- the LOC125516389 gene encoding glycerol kinase 1-like: MAGKGKAEEVYVASIDQGTTSTRFIIYDCHASPVASHHLEFKQHYPEAGVIRLGGWCRTDGPTTPTTCTSAPWRRPSCSSFVASSTTTTTLLPTGA, encoded by the exons ATGGCGGGGAAGGGGAAGGCGGAGGAGGTGTACGTGGCGTCGATCGACCAGGGCACCACCAGCACCAGGTTCATCATCTACGACTGCCACGCCAGCCCCGTCGCCTCCCACCACCTCGAGTTCAAGCAGCACTACCCGGAGGCCGG GGTGATTAGGTTGGGGGGCTGGTGTCGGACGGATGGACCAACGACACCCACAACATGTACATCAGCTCCATGGAGGCGTCCTTCATGCAGCAGCTTCGTGGCcagcagcaccaccaccaccacgctaCTCCCGACAGGAGCATGA